A region of Hydrogenimonas cancrithermarum DNA encodes the following proteins:
- a CDS encoding response regulator transcription factor: MKILLLEDETMLNDAIVEFLEAHNHEVVPFFEGNAALEQVEKEPFDLLILDINVPNIDGLKFLETLQNAKIQTPAIFISAMRGMEEIARAYELGCYDYLKKPFHLPELLLHIKKIDQLLGIRDKQHIRLGARYSFDKAGERLLFDNAPVALTRRQMQIIRLLAIHQGSVVDFEMLRHYVWDDAIIDNAVIRAEVSRLKKSLKEEFIVNIRGVGYCIERT; this comes from the coding sequence ATGAAGATACTGCTTCTCGAAGACGAAACCATGCTAAACGATGCGATCGTAGAGTTTCTGGAGGCACACAATCATGAAGTCGTCCCCTTTTTCGAAGGAAACGCGGCACTCGAACAGGTTGAAAAAGAGCCATTCGATCTGCTGATTCTCGATATCAATGTTCCCAACATCGACGGCTTGAAGTTCCTCGAAACACTACAAAACGCCAAGATCCAGACCCCCGCCATCTTCATCAGCGCAATGCGCGGCATGGAGGAGATCGCGCGGGCATACGAGCTGGGCTGCTACGACTACCTCAAAAAACCGTTTCATCTGCCTGAACTGCTTTTGCATATCAAAAAGATCGACCAGCTTCTCGGTATCCGCGACAAACAGCACATCCGCCTCGGTGCACGCTACAGTTTCGACAAAGCGGGAGAAAGGCTTCTTTTCGACAATGCACCGGTGGCGTTGACCAGGCGTCAGATGCAAATTATCCGGCTGCTGGCGATTCATCAGGGCAGTGTCGTCGACTTCGAAATGTTACGCCACTACGTATGGGACGATGCCATCATCGATAACGCCGTCATACGCGCAGAGGTGAGCCGTCTCAAAAAAAGCCTCAAAGAGGAGTTTATCGTCAATATCCGCGGCGTTGGCTACTGCATCGAGCGAACATGA
- a CDS encoding sensor histidine kinase gives MSQTKCHLSINTINLIGISVLLLFALLFTALVVFEEYRDFETEVTQLKTRYLQQKKAEIRHQTRKVIQFIAYEYENYRDSLDWTKLQQHILDAVNQLYTNLPENRYIFIYTLDGTNVFDPNRPEIKGQNILDVTDPSGIPILRELIQKAKKGGGYLSYSWEEPSTKRFSPKISYAEIFEPWNWLVGTGVYMGELDRLVQQKKEAMKNRLIKYVMEILTLSAILFGFAFAGIKLINKIIQDEIETFSEFFNAAATRYSVINKQRIQIKEFIPLVDYVNHMVDTIHRRKRELIQLNLSLEEKVRQKTAKLRKQKEYSEQLVKAQDAFIKTSIHEINTPLAVIMAQIDLLKMQERDNRYIGKIEAATKMIHTLYGDLSYLLRHHRIVHEKEPIDPRSFIRQRVDFFEEIARANRLDFTLELQPCDTVYMNTEELTRLVDNNLSNAIKYALPGSQIRIELINEENDVLLGFSNETKEIARIEKLFEPFYQESENENGFGLGLFLVKRICEKNQIAVSLRHDKNMVTFSYTIPKRG, from the coding sequence GTGTCACAAACCAAATGTCACTTGAGTATCAACACCATCAATCTGATCGGAATCTCCGTTCTGCTGCTCTTCGCTCTTCTTTTTACGGCACTGGTCGTTTTCGAAGAGTACCGCGATTTCGAAACGGAAGTGACACAGCTGAAAACACGTTATCTTCAGCAAAAAAAAGCGGAGATCCGGCACCAGACCAGAAAAGTGATTCAATTTATCGCGTACGAGTATGAGAACTATCGCGATTCTCTTGATTGGACAAAATTGCAGCAGCATATTCTCGACGCCGTCAATCAACTCTATACCAATCTTCCGGAAAACCGCTATATCTTCATCTATACTCTCGACGGCACCAATGTTTTCGATCCCAACCGTCCGGAAATAAAAGGGCAAAACATACTCGACGTGACCGATCCGTCGGGTATTCCGATCCTTCGGGAACTGATACAAAAGGCGAAAAAAGGGGGTGGATATCTATCGTATAGCTGGGAGGAGCCCTCCACAAAACGTTTCTCCCCGAAAATCTCCTATGCCGAAATATTCGAACCATGGAACTGGCTGGTCGGAACCGGCGTCTACATGGGCGAACTCGACCGTCTTGTCCAGCAGAAGAAAGAGGCGATGAAAAACCGCCTGATAAAATATGTCATGGAGATTCTCACGCTCTCAGCTATCCTTTTCGGTTTCGCCTTCGCAGGTATCAAACTGATCAACAAAATCATTCAGGACGAGATCGAGACCTTCAGTGAATTTTTCAATGCGGCGGCGACACGATACAGCGTCATCAACAAACAACGGATCCAGATCAAGGAGTTCATACCTCTGGTCGATTACGTCAACCATATGGTCGACACGATCCATCGAAGAAAACGTGAACTGATACAGCTCAACCTCTCCCTTGAAGAGAAAGTACGACAAAAAACGGCCAAACTCCGAAAACAGAAAGAGTACAGTGAACAACTCGTCAAAGCACAGGATGCGTTTATCAAAACTTCGATCCATGAAATAAATACCCCGCTGGCGGTCATCATGGCACAGATCGATCTGCTGAAGATGCAAGAACGTGACAACCGTTACATCGGAAAAATAGAAGCGGCCACAAAAATGATCCATACCCTCTACGGTGACCTAAGCTATCTGCTGCGTCACCATCGAATCGTACACGAGAAGGAGCCGATCGATCCGCGCTCCTTCATTCGGCAGCGCGTCGATTTTTTCGAAGAGATCGCACGCGCCAACCGTCTCGATTTTACACTTGAGCTGCAACCGTGCGATACCGTTTATATGAATACCGAAGAGCTCACCCGCCTGGTCGACAACAACCTCTCGAATGCAATCAAATATGCGCTGCCCGGCAGCCAGATCCGGATCGAACTGATCAACGAAGAAAATGATGTACTGCTCGGCTTCAGCAACGAAACCAAAGAGATCGCACGTATCGAAAAGCTGTTCGAACCGTTTTACCAGGAGTCGGAGAATGAAAACGGTTTCGGCCTGGGGCTTTTTCTCGTCAAACGTATCTGTGAAAAAAACCAGATCGCCGTCTCTCTCAGACACGATAAAAACATGGTAACATTCTCCTACACCATCCCCAAAAGAGGATGA
- a CDS encoding helix-turn-helix domain-containing protein, giving the protein MNVSDIFNIVHNALEAKNNGRKISQKAMAEELGVSMRTYQDWRTGKAQPIAARALMQMLGELDDDEIVRVVKKIKALDEQSDAK; this is encoded by the coding sequence ATGAACGTTAGCGACATTTTCAACATTGTCCACAATGCCCTCGAAGCCAAGAACAACGGCCGAAAGATATCTCAAAAGGCGATGGCCGAAGAGCTGGGCGTTTCGATGAGGACTTACCAGGATTGGCGTACGGGCAAGGCACAGCCGATTGCGGCACGGGCACTGATGCAGATGCTGGGGGAACTCGACGATGATGAAATTGTACGTGTAGTAAAAAAGATAAAGGCTTTGGATGAGCAATCTGACGCAAAGTGA
- a CDS encoding peptidylprolyl isomerase, giving the protein MFGKKLKTYDYDQDTLNQFQYAKIKTNKGDIWLKLYVDEVPNTVANFATLAKEGFYDNLKFHRVIKGFMAQGGCPHSGPGGNPAQVGTGGPGWAIACETEKNRHKHVKGSISMAHAGKDTGGSQFFICFAPCPHLDGVHTVFGGIEESDADSMLVLDSIDQNDTIETIEIHSTRENR; this is encoded by the coding sequence ATGTTTGGAAAGAAACTTAAAACCTACGATTATGACCAGGATACGCTGAACCAGTTTCAGTATGCGAAGATCAAGACGAACAAAGGCGATATCTGGCTCAAGCTCTATGTCGATGAAGTTCCAAATACGGTAGCGAATTTCGCGACACTCGCGAAAGAGGGATTTTACGACAATCTTAAGTTCCACCGCGTCATCAAAGGGTTCATGGCACAGGGCGGATGCCCTCACAGTGGCCCCGGCGGCAATCCTGCACAGGTCGGGACCGGCGGCCCTGGCTGGGCGATCGCATGCGAAACCGAGAAAAACAGACACAAGCATGTCAAAGGGAGTATCTCGATGGCCCATGCAGGGAAAGATACGGGTGGCAGTCAGTTTTTTATCTGTTTCGCGCCCTGTCCGCATCTGGATGGCGTACACACGGTTTTCGGCGGTATAGAAGAGAGTGACGCCGACAGCATGCTCGTTCTCGATTCGATCGATCAAAACGATACGATCGAAACGATCGAGATTCATTCAACGCGCGAGAACCGATAA
- a CDS encoding diguanylate cyclase: MKRRPTLMTRIIAVVTLFFLFLLALVSYSHYLSMEQYTKKSETEKSALLLNSIEPIITINMFLGLDEPMHDYLQKIIQQNPMIVELSVKDMEEGIHFMFSSKTFNPYGFEPIRLEQTIFDKITSTPIGKIEMLYSNARYTQLLGHYREFTILLLVGAAALVGLLVIMLRSALTPLRELAGELIAYDPKKLNFSKTRVDKSDEVGIIQNAVVDMVEKIQDYTKTLSKLNLELETKVKERTHTLENTNARLRREVQERIKAEDALKNANRMLERLSTRDALTNLCNRRVFERNLKTYWKIARREKTAISIIMCDIDFFKKINDTYGHLAGDICLQEIAKILERTISRPMDIVARYGGEEFIFILPDTPLSGARTIANEIQKLVAERNGSKKTKIKMTISIGISNCVPKDRRKPTDLVGAADMALYEAKKRGRDRIVVHPL; the protein is encoded by the coding sequence ATGAAACGCCGTCCAACACTCATGACACGCATCATCGCCGTGGTCACACTCTTTTTTCTCTTCCTTCTCGCACTTGTCAGCTATTCCCACTATCTTTCGATGGAGCAGTACACAAAAAAGAGTGAAACGGAGAAAAGTGCGCTTCTTCTCAATTCGATCGAACCGATCATCACAATCAACATGTTTTTGGGTTTGGATGAACCGATGCATGACTATTTGCAGAAAATCATCCAGCAAAATCCCATGATCGTGGAACTTTCCGTCAAAGACATGGAAGAAGGCATACACTTCATGTTTTCCTCAAAAACGTTCAACCCATATGGATTTGAACCCATTCGCCTGGAACAGACTATTTTCGACAAAATCACTTCGACACCCATAGGCAAAATCGAAATGCTCTATTCCAATGCCAGGTATACCCAACTCCTTGGCCATTATCGTGAATTCACGATACTTCTTCTCGTCGGAGCGGCCGCACTTGTGGGTCTCCTTGTCATTATGCTTCGTTCCGCACTGACGCCTTTGAGGGAGTTGGCCGGAGAACTGATAGCCTACGATCCCAAAAAGCTCAATTTTTCGAAAACGAGGGTAGACAAAAGCGACGAGGTTGGGATCATCCAGAATGCCGTTGTCGATATGGTGGAGAAGATTCAGGATTATACGAAAACCCTTTCAAAACTCAATCTGGAACTGGAAACCAAAGTCAAAGAGCGTACACATACACTGGAAAACACCAATGCCCGCTTGCGCAGAGAGGTTCAAGAGAGAATCAAAGCCGAAGATGCTCTCAAAAATGCCAACAGAATGCTCGAAAGGCTCTCAACGAGGGATGCCCTGACCAATCTATGTAACAGAAGGGTGTTTGAGCGAAACCTCAAAACCTATTGGAAGATCGCACGGCGTGAAAAAACAGCCATTTCGATCATTATGTGCGATATCGATTTCTTCAAAAAAATCAACGACACCTATGGCCATTTGGCAGGAGACATCTGTCTGCAGGAGATCGCGAAGATCCTCGAACGTACAATAAGCCGCCCTATGGATATCGTCGCGCGTTATGGCGGCGAAGAGTTTATTTTCATCCTTCCGGATACCCCTCTTTCCGGTGCACGCACCATTGCAAACGAAATTCAAAAATTGGTTGCCGAACGAAACGGTTCTAAAAAGACAAAAATAAAGATGACGATAAGTATCGGTATTTCGAACTGTGTTCCGAAAGATAGAAGAAAGCCTACAGACCTGGTCGGAGCGGCCGACATGGCCCTTTATGAAGCGAAAAAAAGAGGGCGCGACCGAATCGTCGTGCACCCTTTGTAA